The Edaphobacter sp. 12200R-103 genome contains a region encoding:
- a CDS encoding 2-keto-3-deoxygluconate permease produces MRIKQAVEQVPGGLMTVPLAMGAVLATWLPRMGEYFGSFTGALFTGALPILAVFYVCIGATIQVRTLPKVMKRGGALLGAKIALGVICGAVLGHFLGTQPVQAGWFAGLSTLAVVASVNDTNGGLYMALMRRYGTAEDVAAYSLMAMESGPFLTMVTLGVAGLSSFPWQTMAGAILPLCVGMLLGNLDSELREFLGGAAPVLIPFFAFSLGTGLDLHLVWSAGLPGAILGIAVLLVSAIVLIGIDRLIGGNGTAGVAAATTAGNAAAVPMLIAAADPQYAAAAKPATVLVAASVVVTGLLAPFLTAFWYRWMNRQAS; encoded by the coding sequence ATGAGAATAAAACAGGCGGTTGAGCAGGTTCCCGGTGGTCTGATGACCGTACCACTTGCCATGGGTGCGGTGTTGGCAACGTGGCTTCCTCGCATGGGAGAATACTTCGGCTCTTTCACCGGCGCTCTCTTTACAGGAGCGCTGCCAATCCTCGCCGTCTTCTATGTCTGTATCGGAGCGACGATCCAGGTTCGCACACTGCCTAAAGTCATGAAGCGGGGCGGAGCCTTGCTTGGCGCCAAGATAGCCCTTGGAGTCATCTGTGGCGCGGTTCTCGGACACTTCCTGGGCACGCAGCCGGTGCAGGCAGGGTGGTTTGCCGGGTTGTCGACGCTTGCGGTCGTTGCATCCGTCAACGATACGAACGGCGGACTCTACATGGCTCTGATGCGTCGTTATGGGACTGCGGAAGACGTGGCCGCATACTCGCTCATGGCCATGGAATCAGGGCCATTTCTCACGATGGTGACGCTTGGGGTTGCAGGGCTCTCGTCATTTCCATGGCAGACGATGGCCGGCGCCATCCTCCCGCTCTGCGTTGGAATGCTGCTGGGCAATCTCGATTCTGAGCTACGGGAGTTTCTGGGCGGCGCAGCTCCGGTGCTGATCCCGTTCTTTGCTTTCTCACTCGGAACTGGTCTCGATCTGCATCTGGTCTGGAGTGCGGGCCTGCCGGGTGCCATCCTGGGAATCGCCGTGTTGCTGGTTTCAGCGATCGTCCTGATCGGAATCGACAGACTGATCGGAGGAAACGGCACTGCTGGTGTGGCCGCGGCAACCACCGCAGGCAATGCCGCCGCAGTTCCCATGCTGATCGCCGCGGCTGATCCACAGTATGCTGCTGCGGCGAAACCGGCAACGGTGCTGGTCGCAGCCTCCGTTGTTGTGACCGGATTACTGGCTCCCTTTCTAACCGCCTTCTGGTATCGATGGATGAACAGGCAGGCTTCATGA
- the kdgD gene encoding 5-dehydro-4-deoxyglucarate dehydratase yields the protein MNPSEMARKIGEGLLSFPVTHFRQDLTFDETPYREHLSWLLQYKPAGLFAAGGTGEFFSLALGEYGEIVKAAVDETAGRVPVLAGCGYGTAIAKEFAKSAEDAGADGILLLPPYLVNSEPAGLAAHVEAVCASTGLGVIVYNRDNAVMDDVTLAELCDRCPNLIGFKDGYGDIELMTRIYARLGDRLTYVGGLPTAETFALPYLEMGVTTYSSAIFNFLPQFAQDFYAAVRRRDHEKVYAGLREFVLPYIGIRNRRKGYAVSIVKAGLNAIGRPAGPVRPPLVDLSQADLDELTKLIGSRN from the coding sequence ATGAATCCGTCTGAGATGGCCAGGAAGATCGGCGAGGGCCTTCTCTCTTTTCCGGTGACGCATTTCAGGCAGGACCTTACGTTTGATGAAACACCGTATCGCGAACATCTCTCCTGGCTATTGCAGTACAAGCCGGCCGGGCTCTTCGCTGCTGGCGGAACGGGGGAGTTCTTCTCGCTTGCTCTTGGCGAATATGGGGAGATCGTAAAGGCAGCCGTTGATGAGACGGCGGGCCGGGTTCCAGTGCTTGCAGGCTGCGGCTACGGCACGGCCATCGCGAAAGAGTTCGCAAAATCCGCAGAAGATGCAGGAGCAGATGGCATCCTTCTACTGCCTCCTTACCTCGTGAACTCTGAGCCCGCAGGTCTGGCCGCGCATGTTGAGGCCGTATGCGCCTCCACAGGCCTGGGAGTGATCGTGTACAACCGCGACAACGCGGTGATGGACGATGTGACCCTGGCGGAGCTCTGCGATCGCTGCCCCAACCTCATCGGCTTCAAGGATGGCTATGGCGATATCGAACTGATGACCCGCATCTATGCCCGGCTTGGCGATCGGCTTACCTATGTAGGCGGTCTGCCAACGGCGGAGACCTTCGCACTACCGTACCTGGAGATGGGGGTTACGACCTACTCTTCGGCTATCTTCAACTTCCTTCCGCAGTTCGCGCAGGACTTTTACGCAGCCGTGCGCAGACGCGATCACGAGAAGGTGTACGCGGGGCTGCGGGAGTTTGTGCTGCCCTACATTGGGATACGCAATCGACGTAAGGGTTACGCCGTTTCCATCGTGAAGGCCGGTCTGAATGCGATTGGGAGACCCGCAGGCCCGGTGCGGCCTCCGTTGGTGGACCTTAGCCAGGCGGACCTGGATGAGCTGACCAAACTGATAGGAAGCCGCAACTGA
- a CDS encoding MFS transporter, with protein MVTAADEPGSPEQRPTRVRYQIVLMLFIASCFSYGDRVMLSIAGISFSKDLHMDAVRLGYLFSGFSWAYVVGQLPAGGLLDRFGSKRIYGISIIGWSTCAILAGFAGYLPATLAFLTIFALRLVSGMVQSPVFPGNGRIVASWFPTAERGTASAIFNASQYFSLVLFAPILGWISNAWGWKQCFWFVGTAGIVLSFVWYNVVYGVKSHPRINRGEIDYIERGGGLVNIDPGAGSASAAKAPKLTWAAIKMLLSNRMLVGIYIGQYCITTLTWFFLTWFPVYLSRARHMSITKVGVMAALPALCGFAGGILGGVVSDRLLKSGRSLSFARKTPIVAGMLLSVTMIGCNYANAEWVVMVLMSLAFFGKGFGALGWTVIADTSPKPLIGVNGGLFNLIGNLAGITTPIIIGYIVKRTGSFHDALIFVVATALMAIIAYLPIVGEIKRVDLKLPEPADGKA; from the coding sequence ATGGTGACGGCAGCGGACGAACCGGGCTCACCAGAGCAGAGGCCCACGCGTGTTCGTTATCAGATTGTGCTGATGCTCTTCATCGCAAGCTGCTTCAGTTATGGCGACCGGGTGATGCTCTCAATCGCCGGAATCAGCTTCTCGAAGGACCTGCACATGGATGCGGTCCGGCTGGGCTACCTGTTCTCCGGCTTCAGCTGGGCGTATGTGGTGGGGCAGCTGCCTGCGGGCGGTTTGCTCGACCGCTTCGGGTCGAAGCGAATCTACGGCATCAGCATCATCGGCTGGTCCACCTGCGCCATTCTGGCTGGCTTTGCCGGCTACCTTCCGGCTACGCTCGCCTTCCTTACCATCTTTGCACTTCGCCTCGTCTCCGGAATGGTGCAGTCTCCGGTCTTTCCCGGCAATGGGCGCATCGTCGCCAGCTGGTTTCCTACGGCTGAGCGTGGCACAGCCTCCGCGATCTTCAACGCATCGCAGTACTTTTCGCTTGTCCTCTTCGCTCCCATCCTGGGATGGATCAGCAACGCCTGGGGATGGAAACAGTGCTTCTGGTTCGTCGGCACAGCGGGCATCGTGTTGAGCTTCGTCTGGTACAACGTCGTCTACGGCGTGAAGTCGCATCCCAGAATCAACCGGGGCGAGATCGACTACATCGAACGCGGCGGCGGTCTGGTCAACATCGATCCCGGCGCGGGCTCCGCATCGGCAGCGAAGGCGCCGAAGCTGACTTGGGCAGCAATCAAAATGCTGCTGAGCAACCGCATGCTGGTGGGCATTTACATCGGCCAGTATTGCATTACCACGCTGACGTGGTTCTTCCTGACTTGGTTCCCGGTGTATCTAAGCCGGGCTCGTCACATGTCCATTACCAAGGTTGGCGTGATGGCGGCGTTGCCCGCGCTCTGCGGATTCGCCGGTGGCATCCTGGGCGGCGTGGTCTCCGACAGGCTGCTCAAGAGCGGGCGCTCGCTCTCGTTCGCGCGCAAGACTCCCATCGTCGCGGGCATGCTGCTCTCGGTGACGATGATTGGCTGCAACTATGCCAATGCGGAGTGGGTCGTGATGGTGCTGATGTCACTGGCGTTCTTCGGCAAGGGTTTCGGAGCGCTCGGCTGGACGGTGATCGCAGATACCTCGCCCAAGCCGCTGATCGGAGTCAACGGCGGTCTGTTCAACCTGATCGGCAATCTCGCCGGGATCACGACGCCGATCATCATCGGCTACATCGTCAAGCGCACCGGCTCGTTCCATGATGCGCTGATCTTCGTGGTAGCGACGGCATTGATGGCGATCATCGCGTACCTGCCCATCGTCGGCGAGATCAAGCGTGTCGACCTCAAGCTGCCCGAGCCTGCGGACGGAAAAGCATGA